The sequence TTTCAGGAGAAACTGATATAAATCTCGCCTTTAAGCGCGACGGGAAAAAAATACGAAGGAATGTTTTATGCCGACTATTAACCAGCTTGTTCGTTGCGGTCGCAGAAAGGTCAGGTATCGCAGCAAATCGCCGGCCCTTTTCAAGTGCCCGCAGCGCCGCGGAGTTTGCATCGCGGTGCGCGTGCTGACGCCCAAGAAGCCGAACTCCGCCCTGCGGAAGGTCGCCCGTGTGCGCCTGACGAACGGCGAGGAAGTTACGGCTTACATTCCCGGGGTCGGTCATAATCTGCAGGAACACAGTATTGTTCTGGTGCGCGGCGGCCGCGTCAAAGATTTGTCGGGCGTTCGTTATCATATTGTCCGTGGAACGCTGGATGCCTCCGGCGTGGAAGGCCGGAAACGCGGACGCTCGCAGTATGGCACCAAAAGGCCGAAGGCCGGCGGGCAATAATGGAGAAATATGGCGCG comes from Kiritimatiellia bacterium and encodes:
- the rpsL gene encoding 30S ribosomal protein S12 gives rise to the protein MPTINQLVRCGRRKVRYRSKSPALFKCPQRRGVCIAVRVLTPKKPNSALRKVARVRLTNGEEVTAYIPGVGHNLQEHSIVLVRGGRVKDLSGVRYHIVRGTLDASGVEGRKRGRSQYGTKRPKAGGQ